DNA sequence from the Actinomycetota bacterium genome:
GTGCCGAAGGCGAGGCCGGTGCCGAAGGCGAGGCCGGTGCCGAAGGCGAGGCCGGGCCGGGCGAGGCCGGTGCCGAGCAGGGCGACAAGGCCGAGGGCGAGCAGGGCGAGGGCACCGTGCGCGGGGACCGTCCGTGAGCACCGGCTCGGCCCTGCTGCTCGGCCTCGTGCTGCTTGCGGCCAACGGCTTCTTCGTGGCCGCCGAGTTCGCCCTGCTGGCCGCCCGGCGGTCGAGGATCGAGCAACTGGCGGCCGAGGGCAGCCGGCGTGCCCGTTCGGCGTCGGCCGGTTTGCGCGAGCTCTCGCTGATGCTGGCCGGTGCCCAACTGGGCATCACCATGGCGTCGCTGGGGCTCGGGGCGGTGGCCGAGCCGGCCGTGGCCCACCTGCTCGAGGGCGCGCTCGAGCCCCTCGGGGTGCCGGCCGCCGCCCTCCACACGATCGCCTTCGCCATAGCCCTGTCGATCGTCGTGTTCCTGCACATGGTGGTGGGCGAGATGGCGCCCAAGTCCTGGGCGATCTCCCATCCCGAGCGCTCGGCCCTGGCTTTGGCCCCCTTCTTCCGGGCCTACGTGCTCGTTTTCCGGCCGTTCATCCGCTTCCTGAACGCGTCGGCCAACGTGGTGGTCCGCATGCTCGGGGTTACCCCCCAGGACGAGCGGGCCATGGCCCACTCCCCCGCCGACCTCAACCTGCTGCTGGAGGAGTCGGGCAACGAGGGCACCCTGGGCGACGCCCACGCCCTGCTGCTGTCCCGCACACTGCGCCTGTCCGAACGAGAGGCCCAGGCCGCTATGACACCCCGGTGGAACGTGGTGTCGGTGGGAGCGGACGCCACCGTCGACGAGGTCGAGAGGACGGCCGCCGAAGCGGGCCTGAGCCGGCTGCTGGTGTGCGAGGGCGACGTCGACCACGCCATCGGGGTGCTCCACGTGCGCGACGCCATCGTGCTCGACGAACCGCAACGCTCGACCGCTCGGGCCCGGGACCTGGCCCAGCCCGTCCTGGCGACCCACGAGATGCACGCCCTCGACGACCTCCTGGCCGATATGCGGCGCATCCACCGCCACTTCGCAGTGGTGGTCGACGAGCTCGGCGTGGTGTCGGGGATCGTCACCCTCGAGGACATCATCGAGGAGATCATCGGCGACTTCGAGGACGAGTCCGACCGGCCGGGCCACCGGATCAGGCGCACCGGGGACGGACAGTGGCTGGTGGCCGGCACCGTCCGGCCCGAGGAACTGGCCGATGTGACCGGGCTGCAGCTTCCCGAGGGGGACTGGGACACGGTGGCGGGCTACGTGATCGCCACCCTTGACCGGATCCCGTCGGTCGGTGACTCGGCCCGCGCGCCCGGCCTACGCCTGACAGTGCGGTCGATGGACAATTTCGCGGTGACCGAGGTGGCCGTGCAGATCGACTCCGGCCATGACGGCCATGACGGCCACGACGGCCACGAAGGGCGCCCCGGGCGCCACCCCGCCGCCGACCGCTGAGGGGCGCCGCTTACGCCCGGCCAGGGCCGAAGATCATGGCCTGGGCCGTGGACAGCGCCAGCGGGCGTAGCCCGCGGGCTTCGCAGAACTCGTCGACGGCCGTGCGTGCCCCCGGCCACCGGATGAAGCCGTAGTCGTCGCACACCACCAGCCCACCGGCCGCCAGCCGGGGGTGCGCCCAGGCCAGCGAGTCCCGGGTGGGGTCGTGGAGGTCGACGTCGACGTGGACCAGCCGGTAGGGGCCAGGGTCAGCCCCTTCGAAGACTCCGGGGATCCACCCCTGGTGGTAGGTCACGGCCGGGAAGTCACCGAGGGTGGCGCGGACCTCGTCCAGCGAGCCGCGGAACAGGCCCGCCTGGCGGGGCACCCCGGCCACCGGGATGGTCGGGTCGTCGACCCGGTCGGGGGTGGACGGCTCGCTCAGGCCCTCGAAGGAGTCGAACACGTGGAAGCCCTCGCCCGTGAACGACGGGTCCTCGATCTGGAGGTAGCGGCAAATGACGTAGGCCGAGAGCCCCCGGTAGACGCCGCACTCGGCCACCAGCCCGTCCACGCCGCCTGTGTAGGCCAGTGCCTGGACGAGGTTGTAGAGCCGGGGCGCCGAGTTGGCGCCTTCGCCCCTGGACCGCCGCACGGCCTCGGCGTAGATGGACTGGAACTGCTCGTCGGCCTCGAACAGCACCGAGCTCTTGGTCAGGCGCACGGCGGCGGGCGGCGCCGGCGCCTTCCTGGCCCGGCGGACCTCGATGCCCAGCCGCTCACGGGCGAAGCGCTGCACGCTCCGGCGGATCCGAGGGGGGGCAATCTGCTTCACGTTGGGCCGCTCCGGGTTGGTTCCCCCACGAGGCTAGCCGTGGGCGTTCGAGGGGGGATCAGCCCGGGCTGAGGTCGAGGCGCCGCAGGAGCTGGGCATTGAGGGCCACCGCGACCGTCGATGCGCTCATGAGAACTGCGCCCACCGCGGGCGAGAGCGTGAAACCGGCGAACGCCAATGCCCCGGCGGCCAGCGGGATGGCGAACAGGTTGTAGCCAGCCCCCCACACCAGGTTCTGCACCATCTTCCGGTAGCTCGCTCTCGACAGCCGAACCACCCCGACGACCGAGCGGGGGTCCGAGGACGCCAGCACGACCCCGGCCGACTCGATGGCCACGTCGGTACCGGCCCCGATGGCGATGCCAACGTCGGCCCGGGCCAGAGCGGGCGCGTCGTTCACCCCGTCACCCACCATGGCCACCCGCTCGCCCCGCCCCTGGAGCTCGGCCACGATGGAGTCCTTCTCCTCGGGCAGGACCTCGGCGAAGACCTCGTCGATGCCCAACTCGGCGGCCACGGCGTCGGCCACTTGCCGGGCATCCCCGGTGACCATGACCACCCTCGTGCCGAGCGCGTGGAGCTGGTCAACGGCCTGGCGGGACTCGGGGCGGACCTGGTCCTCCAGGGCCAAGGCGCCCACCACCGTGCCGTCGCGGACCACGTAGAGGACCGCGGCACCCCGGCTCGTCCAGGCCTCGACCTCCCCGGCCAGCTGCGGCGGGAGTTCAAGGCCTTTGTGGCGCAGCAGGGCAGGCCCCCCGACGGCCACGGCCGACCCGTCGATGACCGCCTCCACCCCCCGCCCGGCCATCGAACGGAACCCCGAGGCCGCCAGGCGCCCGGCGCCCGCCTCTTCGGCGGCGGCCACGATGGCCCGGGCCAGCGGGTGCTCGGAGTCGGACTCGACGGCCGCGGCCAGGCCCAGCAGGTCCTGGTCGCTCATGGCCGCGGAGGCCGTGCCGGTCACCGCGTGGTTGGCCAGGGTGAGCGTGCCCGTCTTGTCGAACAAGACCGTGTCGACGGTGCGCATGCGCTCCAAGGCCATCCTGTCCTTGACGAGGATCCCGGCCCGGGCCGAGATCGAGGTCGACAGGCTCACCACCAGGGGGATGGCGAGGCCCAAGGCGTGGGGGCAGGCGATGACCAGGACGGTCACCGTGCGCAGGAAGGCGTAGTCGGTCCGGCCCAGGCCGGCCCACACCCCGAACGTGATGGTCCCCGAGACCACGGCCACGTAGAACAACAGGGCCGCGGCCCGGTCGGCCAGGGCCTGGGCCCGCGACTTGGAGGCCTCGGCTGCGGCCACCAGCCGGCCGATGCCGGCCAGGGCGGTGTCCTCCCCGACGGCGTCGACCCGGGCCCTGACCGACGAGCCGCTCACCACCGAACCGGCCACGACCCGCTCGCCTGCCGACCGGGCCACCGGCCGCGACTCGCCGGTGATCATCGACTCGTCCAGCTCGGCTTCACCCTCGACCACCACCCCGTCGGCCGGCACCCGGCCGCCGGGGCGCACCAGCACCACGTCACCGGGGGCCAGCTCGGAGACGGCGACGAGCTCGGTGCCCGACGCTGTCACCCGCTCGGCTTCGTCGGGCAGCAGAGTGGCGAGGGCGGCCAGCGCCCCCTTGGCTTGGCCCAGGGCCCGCATCTCCAGCCAGTGGCCCAGCAGCATGATCGTCACCAGGGTCGCCAGCTCGGGCCACAGGTCGGCCTCGAGCCATCCGGCGGTGGTGGCCACCGATGCCCCGAAGGCGACCAGCAGGCCCATCGAGATCAGCAGCATCATCCCCGGGCGCCGGGCCCGGGCCTCGCCCCAGCCGGCGGTGAGGAACACCCGCCCGCCGTAGAGCAGCACGGCGGTGCCCAGGACAGGCGCCACCCAGTGGTCGCCGGGGAAGCCGGGGGGGCTCCAGCCGGTCAGCACCATCAGCATGTGGCTGTAGAGCACCACCGGGACGGTCAGGACAAGGCTCAGCCAGAACTTGCGCCGGAACATCCCTGCGTGATCCCCGTGACCGCCACCGTGCCCCCCGTGGGCGCCGTGCCCTTCCCGGGTGCCCGCCGCCGCCTCGTCCCCTCCGTGCCCGCCCTCCCCGCCGTGGCCGCCGGGGTGCCGACGGCCACTGTGGCCGTCGGCGTGACCGTCGTGATCGCCGTGATCGTCGTGATCGTCGTGATCGCCGTGGGCCACCGCAGGCCGGCCGGGGCTCATCGGCCCGGTCGGGCCGATGAGGCGGCCCGGAACGTCCGCAGCCGCAGGCTGTTGGACACCACGAACACGCTGGAGAAGGCCATGGCCGCCCCCGCGATCATGGGGTTGAGCATCCCCGCAGCAGCCAGCGGGATGGCGGCCACGTTGTAGGCGAAGGCCCAGAAGAGGTTGCCCTTGATGGTCCGCAGGGTGCGGCGCGACAGGCGCACGGCGTCAGCCGCAGCCCGCAGGTCCGAGCGCACGAGCGTGAGGTCACTGGCCTCGATGGCCACGTCGGTCCCCGAGCCCATGGCCAGGCCGAGGTCGGCCTGGGCCAGGGCGGCGGCGTCGTTGACCCCGTCGCCGACCATGGCCACCACCCGGCCCTCGGACTGGAGGCGGCGGACGGCGTCCAGCTTCTGCTCGGGGAGGACCTCGGCGATGACCTCGTCGATGCCCACCTGGGCGGCCACGGCCCGGGCCGCCGCCTGGTTGTCGCCGGTCAGCAGGACGGGCCGCAGCCCCAGGGCCCGCAGCATGGCGACGGCCTCGGCCGAGGTCGGCTTGACCGTGTCGGCCACCACCACTGCACCCCGGACCTCGCCGTCCCAACCCACGAGCACGGGGGTGCGACCTTCGGACTCGGCCTCGACCTTGGCGGCCACCAGCTCCTCGGTGGCCCGCAGGCCCCAGTCGGCCAGGAACCGCTCCCGCCCGACCACCACGTCACGGCCGTCCACGACGCCCTGCACACCGAGGCCCCCGGTGCTGGAGAACGACTCGACAGCCGGCAGGGCCCCGCCCAAGCGGGCGCGGGCACCCTCGGCGATGGCCCGGGCGATGGGGTGCTCGGAGGCGTCCTCCACGGCCCCGGCCATGGCCAGCACCTCGTCCTCGGACGTGCCCGCGACAGCGAGCACCGACACCAAGGCCATCTGGCCGGTGGTCACCGTGCCCGTCTTGTCGAGCACCACGGTGTCGGCCCGGCGGGTCGACTCCAGGACCTCGGGCCCCTTGATGAGGATGCCGAGCTGGGCACCCCGGCCCGTGCCCACCAGCAGGGCCGTGGGCGTGGCCAGTCCCAAGGCGCACGGGCAGGCGATGATCAGCACGGCGACGGCCGCGCTGAAGGCCATGGCCGTCCCCTCGTCACGGCCCAGCCAATACCCCAAGGTGCCCACGGCCAGCACGATGACCACCGGGACGAACACCCCCGCCACCCGGTCGGCCAGGCGCTGGACGGGGGCCTTGCCGCTCTGGGCGTCACGGACGAGCCGGGCCATCTGGGCCAGCTGGGTACCGGCCCCGACCCTGGTGGCCCGCACCACCAGCCGCCCCCCGGCGTTGACCGTGGCACCGGTCACCGGGTCCCCGGGGCCGACCTCGACGGGCAGGCTCTCGCCCGTCAGCAGGGAGGCGTCGATGGCCGAGCGGCCCTCCTCGACCTCCCCGTCGGTGGCCACCTTCTCGCCGGGGCGGACCACGAAGCGGTCGCCCACGGCCAGCTCTCCCACCGGGACCCGGCGCTCGACCCCGTCACGGAGCACGGCCACGTCCTTGGCGCCCAGCTCGAGCAGGGCCCGCAGGGCGGCCCCCGACCGGCGCTTGGCCCGGGACTCGAACCAGCGGCCGGCGAGGATGAACACGGTGACCGCGGTGGCCACCTCGAGGTAGATCTCGTGGGTGCCCGAGCTGCGGGAGACGGCGAGCTCGAAGGCCATCTTCATGCCCGGTTCGCCCGCCTCGCCCAGGAACAGGGCGTAGAGCGACCACCCCAGGGCGGCCAGCGTCCCGACCGAGATCAGCGTGTCCATGGTGGCCGTCCCGTGGCGCAGGTTGAGCCACGCCGCTCGGTGGAACGGGAAGCCGCCCCAGGCGACCACCGGCGCGGCCAGCGTGAGCGACAGCCACTGCCAGTAGGTGAACTGCAGGGCCGGCACCATGGCCATGACCACGACCGGCACCGAGAGCACGGCCGAGAGGACGAACCGGTTGCGCAGTGCGTCGGTGGGGTCGGGTGCCCCGCCCGCCCCGTCCCCGGCTTCGCCCGGCCCTTCTGGCACCGCCTCGGCCACGGCGGGCACGACCGCCGCCGTGTAGCCGGCGGCCTCCACCTCCGAGACCAACCGGTCAGCGGTGACCTCACCCGCGAACGTGACCTGTGCCTGCTCGGTGGCGTAGTTGACCGAGGCCGTCACGCCCTCCATGCGGTTGAGCCGCTTCTCGATCCGTGCGGCGCACGACGCGCACGTCATGCCTCCTATGGTCAGCTCGACGCGCCCCGTCTCGGCTGAGGGGGAAGCGCCTAGTTCGGCCGTGCTCATGGTCGTCTCCTCCGGGCCGGTCATCGCGCGTGCCCGTGGCCCACGGGGGCCGTCGTGGTGACCGGGCCGCCGGTCGCCACCGCCGGGACGGTCACCGTAAACGACGCCGTGCGTACCGTCCCATGGTGGCTGAAGTCGAAGAACAACCGGTAGTCGCCGGCCGTGGGGAGGTCGGCCACGAAGGCGACCTCGGGACCGGCCCCGCCTTCTCCGGCATGGTCTTCGGGGTGGACGTGGGAGTACGCCAGGTCGCCGGCCCGCAGGGCGACCAGGTGGCCGTAGGCCCCGAGGTAGGGGTCGAGGTCGGTCACCGGCCGCCCGTCGCGGGCGACCCGCAGAACGACCTCTTGCTCGCCCGGGCCAGCCACAGAGGCCAGCAGGACCACCTCGTAGCCGTCGACCCGGTCGACCACCGAAGGGGCGGGCAGGGGCCGGGATGCGGGCGAGCCGGGAGCGGTCAGCTCGACCCCGAGCGTGAGCGCCGGGCCGCCGGCCACCGCGAAGTCGGCGAAGGCCCGGTAGGTCCCCGGTGCCGGCAAGGCGAGGGGCACCGACCACCGCCCGTCGCTGTCGATCGCCGGGTGGACGTGGGCGAACCACCCCAGGTCGGCGCTGGCCACGATCAGGTGCAGGTCGCGCTCGTGCTGGGTGCGGTAGGCCGTGACCGGCCGCCCGTCGGGGCCCAGGATGCGGAACGTGAAGTCGGGCCCGGCCCCGGGGGCCAGGGCGTCCACGTCGGGGACGAACGAGTAGCCGTCCCCGGTAGCGCTCAGGCCGCCCGTCCCACCGCCACTGGGCTCGGCCGGCGGGGCCGAGGGCCGCAGCGCCAGGCCCGCCCCGTAGCTGGCCGTGAACACGGCCAGCAGGCCGGCCCCGAAGGCAGCCAGCCTGCCGGGTGCTCCCAGCCGCCAACCCTGCGCTCTCGATGCTGTCGTGGTCATGGTCACCGCAACTCCTTCCACCGGCTTCGGCAGGACACTCCATTTGTACCCCCCGGGGGTATACTTGTCAAGTACCCCCTAGGGGTATAGTGACAGGAACCGGCACCAGACCGAGAGGAGAGCGATGGCCGCCACCGAACGGGGCTACACGGCGACCAAGGACCAGCTGCGCGACCGGCTGGCCCGCATCGAGGGCCAAGTCAGGGGCGTGGCCCGCATGGTCGAGGACGACCGCTACTGCATCGACGTCCTCACCCAGATCGCGGCCGTGCAGGCCGCTCTCGACAAGGTCGCCCTCGGCCTGCTCGACGGCCACGCCCGCCACTGCCTGGTGGGCGGGCACGGCGGCCCGGCCGACCCCGACGAGAAGGTCCGGGAGCTGATGGGTGCCGTGGGCCGGATCCTGCAGCGGTAGAGTACTCAAGAACTCTTTTGATCGCTTGATCTACTGGGCGTAGAGTGCGGGGCATGGCCAGCCCCGCGAAGTCCGCCCTCTACGACGCCTTGGCATCGGTGGCCAAGGCCCTCTCCAGCGGCCGCCGGGCCGAGCTGGTCGACGTGCTCGCCCAGGGGCCGCGCTCGGTCGAGGCGCTGGCCGCCGAGATCGGCCAGTCGCTGGCCAACACCAGCCAGCACCTGCACGTCCTCGCCCGGGCCGGCCTGGTCGCCTCCAGCCGAGCCGGCAACCGGGTCGTGTACCGGCTGGCCAGCGGGGCCGTGGAGGAGCTGTGGGCCGCCGTCCGCTCGGT
Encoded proteins:
- a CDS encoding hemolysin family protein; this translates as MSTGSALLLGLVLLAANGFFVAAEFALLAARRSRIEQLAAEGSRRARSASAGLRELSLMLAGAQLGITMASLGLGAVAEPAVAHLLEGALEPLGVPAAALHTIAFAIALSIVVFLHMVVGEMAPKSWAISHPERSALALAPFFRAYVLVFRPFIRFLNASANVVVRMLGVTPQDERAMAHSPADLNLLLEESGNEGTLGDAHALLLSRTLRLSEREAQAAMTPRWNVVSVGADATVDEVERTAAEAGLSRLLVCEGDVDHAIGVLHVRDAIVLDEPQRSTARARDLAQPVLATHEMHALDDLLADMRRIHRHFAVVVDELGVVSGIVTLEDIIEEIIGDFEDESDRPGHRIRRTGDGQWLVAGTVRPEELADVTGLQLPEGDWDTVAGYVIATLDRIPSVGDSARAPGLRLTVRSMDNFAVTEVAVQIDSGHDGHDGHDGHEGRPGRHPAADR
- a CDS encoding TylF/MycF/NovP-related O-methyltransferase; its protein translation is MKQIAPPRIRRSVQRFARERLGIEVRRARKAPAPPAAVRLTKSSVLFEADEQFQSIYAEAVRRSRGEGANSAPRLYNLVQALAYTGGVDGLVAECGVYRGLSAYVICRYLQIEDPSFTGEGFHVFDSFEGLSEPSTPDRVDDPTIPVAGVPRQAGLFRGSLDEVRATLGDFPAVTYHQGWIPGVFEGADPGPYRLVHVDVDLHDPTRDSLAWAHPRLAAGGLVVCDDYGFIRWPGARTAVDEFCEARGLRPLALSTAQAMIFGPGRA
- a CDS encoding heavy metal translocating P-type ATPase; the encoded protein is MSPGRPAVAHGDHDDHDDHGDHDGHADGHSGRRHPGGHGGEGGHGGDEAAAGTREGHGAHGGHGGGHGDHAGMFRRKFWLSLVLTVPVVLYSHMLMVLTGWSPPGFPGDHWVAPVLGTAVLLYGGRVFLTAGWGEARARRPGMMLLISMGLLVAFGASVATTAGWLEADLWPELATLVTIMLLGHWLEMRALGQAKGALAALATLLPDEAERVTASGTELVAVSELAPGDVVLVRPGGRVPADGVVVEGEAELDESMITGESRPVARSAGERVVAGSVVSGSSVRARVDAVGEDTALAGIGRLVAAAEASKSRAQALADRAAALLFYVAVVSGTITFGVWAGLGRTDYAFLRTVTVLVIACPHALGLAIPLVVSLSTSISARAGILVKDRMALERMRTVDTVLFDKTGTLTLANHAVTGTASAAMSDQDLLGLAAAVESDSEHPLARAIVAAAEEAGAGRLAASGFRSMAGRGVEAVIDGSAVAVGGPALLRHKGLELPPQLAGEVEAWTSRGAAVLYVVRDGTVVGALALEDQVRPESRQAVDQLHALGTRVVMVTGDARQVADAVAAELGIDEVFAEVLPEEKDSIVAELQGRGERVAMVGDGVNDAPALARADVGIAIGAGTDVAIESAGVVLASSDPRSVVGVVRLSRASYRKMVQNLVWGAGYNLFAIPLAAGALAFAGFTLSPAVGAVLMSASTVAVALNAQLLRRLDLSPG
- a CDS encoding heavy metal translocating P-type ATPase, with translation MSTAELGASPSAETGRVELTIGGMTCASCAARIEKRLNRMEGVTASVNYATEQAQVTFAGEVTADRLVSEVEAAGYTAAVVPAVAEAVPEGPGEAGDGAGGAPDPTDALRNRFVLSAVLSVPVVVMAMVPALQFTYWQWLSLTLAAPVVAWGGFPFHRAAWLNLRHGTATMDTLISVGTLAALGWSLYALFLGEAGEPGMKMAFELAVSRSSGTHEIYLEVATAVTVFILAGRWFESRAKRRSGAALRALLELGAKDVAVLRDGVERRVPVGELAVGDRFVVRPGEKVATDGEVEEGRSAIDASLLTGESLPVEVGPGDPVTGATVNAGGRLVVRATRVGAGTQLAQMARLVRDAQSGKAPVQRLADRVAGVFVPVVIVLAVGTLGYWLGRDEGTAMAFSAAVAVLIIACPCALGLATPTALLVGTGRGAQLGILIKGPEVLESTRRADTVVLDKTGTVTTGQMALVSVLAVAGTSEDEVLAMAGAVEDASEHPIARAIAEGARARLGGALPAVESFSSTGGLGVQGVVDGRDVVVGRERFLADWGLRATEELVAAKVEAESEGRTPVLVGWDGEVRGAVVVADTVKPTSAEAVAMLRALGLRPVLLTGDNQAAARAVAAQVGIDEVIAEVLPEQKLDAVRRLQSEGRVVAMVGDGVNDAAALAQADLGLAMGSGTDVAIEASDLTLVRSDLRAAADAVRLSRRTLRTIKGNLFWAFAYNVAAIPLAAAGMLNPMIAGAAMAFSSVFVVSNSLRLRTFRAASSARPGR
- a CDS encoding metal-sensitive transcriptional regulator, with the translated sequence MAATERGYTATKDQLRDRLARIEGQVRGVARMVEDDRYCIDVLTQIAAVQAALDKVALGLLDGHARHCLVGGHGGPADPDEKVRELMGAVGRILQR